Proteins encoded together in one Hevea brasiliensis isolate MT/VB/25A 57/8 chromosome 16, ASM3005281v1, whole genome shotgun sequence window:
- the LOC131169228 gene encoding wax ester synthase/diacylglycerol acyltransferase 5-like: MKSLRPIRVAKEDGEKEGQPLSPMARVFHEPNSNVYIVVIMGFNTPINPDVVKVNLAQTFLKHPRLSSLQVMDEENGGEMRWVRTEVNIDNHVIVPKLDPNMDCPDKFVEDYTSNLSKTTISRSMPMWDIHILKVKTSEAESTSILRVHHSIGDGTSLMSLLLSCTRKVSNPTELPNLPTLKKRNPNDSAGFWHLLLKLWMLVLLCWNTVVDVVIFLATILFLEDTKTPLKGASPVGSTARRFVHRTISLDDVKLVKNALGATINDVMMAITQAGLSCYLNRKYGDDHQKDDEGAKGKNNLPKNIRLRATFFMNIRPSAGNLAFEDMTRKDSEARWGNHIGYVLFPFTIALKENPLDYVRDAKITGDRKKATLESKFTYFMARFFLNFCGTKMGNFPTQTTLWFSNVAGPQEEISYFGHPVTFIAPTLYGQPNALMIHVVSYENKMKIILSADENIIPDPHQLCDDLQNSLSLIKDAVIKSKRAAEL, translated from the exons ATGAAAAGTCTTAGACCAATTCGAGTTGCAAAGGAAGATGGCGAGAAGGAAGGCCAACCCTTGAGTCCAATGGCTCGAGTATTTCATGAGCCCAACTCCAATGTCTACATCGTTGTCATCATGGGATTTAATACTCCTATCAATCCGGATGTTGTCAAAGTTAACTTGGCTCAGACTTTTCTCAAGCATCCTCGTCTCTCTAGTTTGCAG GTGATGGATGAGGAAAATGGTGGGGAGATGAGATGGGTTCGAACAGAAGTAAACATAGATAACCATGTAATAGTCCCAAAGCTTGATCCAAACATGGACTGTCCTGATAAATTTGTGGAAGATTACACCTCTAATCTCAGCAAAACCACAATTAGTAGGTCCATGCCAATGTGGGATATTCATATTCTCAAGGTTAAAACTTCAGAAGCTGAATCCACAAGCATTCTTCGCGTCCACCATTCCATTGGTGATGGAACATCTCTCATGTCTCTTTTACTTTCTTGTACTCGCAAAGTATCCAATCCTACGGAACTTCCAAATCTACCAACTTTAAAGAAAAGGAATCCCAACGACTCTGCTGGGTTCTGGCACTTATTGCTCAAGCTATGGATGTTAGTGTTGCTGTGTTGGAATACTGTTGTTGATGTGGTGATATTTCTAGCAACAATTTTGTTCTTGGAGGATACTAAAACACCTCTTAAAGGAGCATCTCCAGTTGGATCAACTGCTAGAAGGTTTGTTCATAGAACAATTAGTTTGGATGATGTGAAGCTGGTGAAGAATGCCTTGGGCGCA ACAATCAATGATGTGATGATGGCAATCACTCAAGCGGGATTGTCTTGCTATCTCAATAGGAAGTATG GTGACGATCATCAGAAAGATGATGAAGGAGCAAAAGGGAAAAACAATCTTCCCAAGAACATTCGTCTTAGAGCAACTTTTTTCATGAACATAAGACCCTCTGCAGGCAACCTT GCTTTTGAAGATATGACAAGAAAGGATAGTGAAGCGAGATGGGGCAaccatattggatatgttctgtTTCCTTTCACTATTGCATTGAAAGAGAATCCATTAGATTATGTACGTGATGCTAAAATTACTGGGGACAGAAAGAAAGCCACTCTTGAATCTAAATTCACTTATTTCATGGCCAGATTTTTCCTTAATTTCTGTGGCACTAAG ATGGGGAACTTTCCAACTCAAACCACATTGTGGTTTTCAAATGTAGCTGGTCCACAGGAAGAAATCTCTTACTTTGGCCACCCTGTGACCTTCATAGCTCCCACCTTATATGGCCAACCTAAT GCGTTGATGATTCATGTAGTGAGCTATGAGAACAAGATGAAAATCATCTTATCGGCAGACGAAAACATAATTCCTGATCCACATCAACTCTGTGATGATCTTCAAAATTCTCTTTCTCTGATCAAGGATGCAGTAATCAAAAGCAAAAGGGCTGCTGAATTATAA